CGTTCAGCCGCTCCAGCAGCGCCACCGGCGAGAGCGCCTCGCCGTCCACCGCGACGGGGTAGCCGCTGTCGAAGGTGATGGTCACGTACTCGGGCTTGGCCGGCGCATCCCACGGTGCGCGGGTGAGGAGGAAGATGTCCTCCGTCGGCTCCCAGCCCGGGTCCTCCAGCGGCCCGCCCTCGTGCGAGACGTGCCAGATGTTGCGGTCGCGCGAGTAGATCTTCTCCCGGGTCGCGGCGACCGGGACGCCGTGCGCGGCGGCGTAGTCGAGGGCGTCCTCGCGGGAGCGGATGTCCCACTCGCGCCAGGGGGCGACCACCTTCATCTCGGGGGCCAGGCAGGCGTAGGTGAGCTCGAAGCGCACCTGGTCGTTGCCCTTCCCCGTGCAGCCGTGCGCCAGCGTGTCGGCGCCGATCTGCCGCGCCACCTCCACCTGCCGCCGGGCGATGATCGGCCGCGCCATCGAGGTGCCCAGCAGGTACTTGCGCCCGTAGACGGCGCCGGCGCGCAGCGTGGGCCACACGAACTCGGTGAGGAACGTCTCGCGCAGGTCCTCCACGTAGCAGGCCTTCGCGCCCGAGGCGAGCGCCTTGGCCTGCAGCCCCTCCAGCTCGTCGCCCTGTCCCACGTCGGCCGCCACGCACACCACGTCGGCGCCGTAGTTCTCCTTCAGCCAGGGGACGATGATCGAGGTGTCGAGGCCGCCCGAGTAGGCGAGGACGATGGTGTTGTTCGGCATCTTCGCGATCCCCCGGTTTATGTCCACGGTTGCTGCTGCTCGTTCTACGGGAGTCCTAAGTCCTTAGTGTTTTAGTCCTTAGTCCTTAGTGACTCACTCCGAATCTCTCGCACTTAGCACTAAGGACTAAGGACTAAATCACTTCCTTCACCACCGCGATCTCGTCGCACGCGTGCAGCTTGGGACAGCTGCGGCAGTCCGACCACACCTTCAGCGGGAACATCTCCTTGGGCACGGTGCGGTAGCCCAGCTTGTGGAAGAAGACGTCCTGCAGCGTGAGCGCGAACACCGTCCCGATCCCGTGGCGGCGCGCCTCGGCCTCGATCGCCGTCACCAGCTTGCGGCCCACCCCCAGCCCGTGCGCGCCCTCGTCCACCGCCAGCGAGCCCAGCTCGGCCAGCTGCGGGGTGTAGACCCGGAGCGCGCTGCAGCCGATGACGCGCCCCTCGTGCTCGGCGACCACGAACTCGCGGAAGTTGCGGCTCAGCTGCTCGACCGTCTTCGGCAGCATCAGCTCGCGCTTCGCGAAGCCGTTGATGAGCGGCTCCACCTGGAGCATGTCGGCCACGCGGGCCGGGCGGACGACCACGGCGGGGGGCACCGCGAGCCCCGGGGCGCCCCCCGGGAACACCCTGCCGGCCAGCTCCACGGCAGAAGCGGTCTCGAGCAGCATCATCAGAGCACCTCGTCCAGGATGTCCACGGCCTGCGCCAGCTCGTCGTCGCCCACCACCAGCGGCGGGACCAGGCGCACCACGTTCGGGCCGGCGGTGCAGAGCAGCAGCCCGGCCTCCAGCGCCCGCGCCACCACGGGGGCGGCGGGCCCGTCCAGCTCGATCCCCCAGAGCAGCCCCGCACCGCGCACGTCCTTGATGGACGGATGGCGCGTCACCAGCTGCTGAAGATGGTTCGCCAGCAGGTGCGACTTGCGCTGGACCTCGGCCAGGAAGCCGGGGTCGCCGATGGTGCGCACCGCGGCCAGCGCGGCGCTCGCCACCAGCGGCCCGCCGCCGAAGGTCGTGGCGTGGTCGCCCGGCTGGATCGCCGCGGCCACCCGCTCGGTCAGCAGCACGGCGCCCATCGGCAGGCCGCCGGCGAGCGGCTTGGCCAGCGTCATCAGGTCCGGCGTGACCCCGGCCTGCTCGTGCGCCCACAGCGTCCCCGTGCGGCCCAGCCCCACCTGCACCTCGTCGAACACCAGCAGCGCGCCGGCCTCGTCGCACAGGTAGCGCAGCGTCTTGAGGAACGCCGGGGGGACGGGGAGCACGCCGCCCTCGGCCTGGACCGGCTCGATGAAGACGGCCGCCGTCCGGTCGGCGCGGATCAGCCGGTCGGCCCCGGCGGTGTCGCCCACGTCGCAGAAGCGCACGCCGGGCATCAGCGGGCGGAACGGCTCCTGGTAGGCGGGGCGGTCGGTGGCCGCCAGCGCGCCCATCGTGCGCCCGTGGAAGCCGCCGTGGAAGGCGACGATCTCGGCCTTGTGCTCGCCGCCCTGCTCGCGCGCCCAGCGCCGGGCGAACTTCAGCGCGCCCTCGTTGGCCTCCGCCCCCGAGTTGCAGAAGAAGACGCGGTCGGCGAACGAGCGCTCGGCCAGCCACTCGGCCAGCTCGGCCGCGGGGCGGGTGTGGAAGAGGTTGGAGGTGTGGATGAGCCCCGCCTCCAGCGCCTCGCGGATCGCCGCGGCGATCGCCGGGTGCCCGTAGCCCAGCGCGTTCACCGCGATCCCCGCGGTGAAGTCCAGGTACGCCCGCCCGTCCTCGTCGATCAGCCGGCACCCCTGGCCGGCGGTGAACACGGGGCCGCTCCTCTTGTAGACCTCCAGCAGCGCGCCCGTGGCATCCAGCGTGGCAGTCGTCATCCTAGCGCCTTTCTCGCCAGCGGCGGCGCCCCCGCGGTGACGCAGGTCCCCGCCCGTGTGTCGTCCAGCATCTCCACCCCGCCGATCCGCACCCGCCCCACCGCGGCCGCGGCCTTCGCGGCGAAGCGGAGCTTGGGCGCCATCCCCCCGGCCGCCGTCCCTTCCTCGATCAGCCGCTCCACCTCTTCGGCGGCGACTTCCCCGACCACCGCGCCGTCCGCCAGCACGCCGGCGACGTTGGAGACGAAGAGGAGCTCCGCGGCCCCCAGCACCGCCGCCACCGCGGCGGCGGCCTCGTCGGCGTTGACGTTGAGCGGCCCGCCGTCCGGCCCCCGCGACACGGGGGAGAGCACCGGGGTGAGCCCCTGCGCCAGCCAGCCGGAGAGCAGCTCCGCCCGCACCGCCACCACCTCGCCCGTGCGCCCCAGCGCGCCGCCGTGGGAGGGGCGGGCCTGGATGAGCCCCGCGTCCTCGCCCGAGACCCCCAGCGCGTCCACCTTCGCGCCGACGAGCGCGGAGACGATGCGCTTGTTCACCAGCCCGGAGAGGACCATCGCCACCACCCGCATCGTCTCCGGCGTGGTCACGCGCAGGCCGTCGCGCCACTCCGGCTCGGCGCCCAGGGTCCGCTGCAGCGCGGAGACCTCCTTGCCGCCGCCGTGGACGATCACCGTCCCCCCGTCCCGGGCCGCGACCGCGCGCGCGAGGCGCTCCAGCCAGGCGGGGTCGTCCACCTCGTGGCCGCCCACCTTCACCACCACGGCCCCCGCGCTCACGCCAGCCCTTCCCGCTCGCAGAGGCCGAACATCAGGTTCAGGTTCTGCACGGCCTGCCCGGCCGCGCCCTTCACCAGGTTGTCGATGGCCGCGAACACGGTGAGCATCGGCGCCGCCACGCCCGCCACGGCCGCCACCCCGAGCGCCACCCGGTTGGTCCCCACCACGTCGGCCAGCGTGGGCGGCCGGCCGGTGACGACGTCGACGAACGGCTCGCCCGCGTAGTCGGCCTCCCACAGCTCCGCCGGGTCGCCCGGGAGCGGCTCGCGCAGGGTGACGTGGATCGTCTCCAGGATCCCGCGCTTCACCGGCAGCAGGTGCGGGGTGAAGACCAGCTCCGGCGCCGCCGCCCCGCCGGGCCCCGCCAGCCCCGCCGCCTGGTCGCGCATCTCGGCCAGGTGCCGGTGCACGTTGCCGACGGAGTAGGCGCGGTAGTCCTCGGCCACCTCGGCGAAGAGCATCTCGCGCTTCGGCGAGCGCCCCGCCCCCGTCACCCCCGACGCCGCGTCCACGATCACCGGCCCGGCGACCATCCCCCGGCGCAGCAGCGGCGCCAGCGCGAGCAGCGCGGCGGTGGGGTAGCACCCCGGGTTGGCCACCAGCTCCGCCCCCGCGATCCGCGCCCGGTGCAGCTCGGGGAGGCCGTAGACGGCGCCGCGCCCCCACTCCGGCGTGCCGGGGCCGACCACCCGCAGGTCGTTCGACAGGTCCACCACCTTCGCGCCGGCCTCGCGCGCCGCCTTCACCCACCGCGCCGACTCGCCGTGCGGCAGGCACGAGAGCACCGCGTCGCAGCGGTGGAGGGGGGCGTCTTCGGCCCGCACCAGCGGCAGGTCGGGCGCGCCGCGCGCCAGCCGTGAAAGAGAAGCCCCAGCCTCCGATTCGGAGCTAGCCAGGGCGATCTCGCACTTCCCGTGTCCCGCCAGGAGGCGGACCACCTCCCTTCCGGCGTATCCCGACGCGCCGAGCACGCCGACGCGCAGGACAGAATCCCTATTCATTGGAGAGAATTTATATCCGCAACCATGAATAGTCAACCGTTTGTGTGAATAGATATCCTGCAGAAGCCGGGCCACTGCTGGAGTAGGAGGGGCGAGGATCGAGGATAATGATGCGAACCGGGGTGTCGCAGGCGGCTGAAGCCACGGCTACAACTACAGAAAGCCTCGCCGACAAGCTTCGGTGCGAGGGTGAGTTTCGTGTGGGCGAGGCTTCAACCGCACGTGGGAGGAGGGCCGGCGCGCGTCGCGAGCGGGCGTGCGGGAGGCATGGAGTCTGGCGGATCGGACCGGCGTGCGTGACCTTGGGGCGCCGGTCGATTGCTCCGCCATCATGCCTCCACCGGAACTCGCCCATGAAGATCCAGTGCGCGTGCGGCTACCTGATCTCCGACGGCGGAGACGCCCTCCCCCACAAGGCGCACTTCATCGCGGACCAGGACTGGGAGGCGTTCTGGAACGAGGTGGACGCGGCGGTGGAGCGGTCGGGGCCGTCCGCGCGGGCGAAGGAGGCCGCCTGCATGCGGCTGCGCAGCCTGGGCATGTTCCGCCAGGCGTGGCAGTGCTCTTCGTGCGGGCGCCTGTGGGTGGACGACGCGTCGCACACCGCGCACCCGTTCGCACCCGAGCCGGGCGAGGCGCCGGCGCGTGTCTTCAGCAGGAAGGGATAGAGGCTGCTGCAAAGATCCGAAAACTGCAAATCTCTCACAGAGGACACAGAGGACACGGAGGAAAAGCAGTTCTCTGTGTCCTCTGTGTCCTCTGTGAGAGACCGGGGTTTCCCAGCCTGGCGCACGAGGATCTATGGGATCTGGTTGGCGAGGAGGCGCTCGGCTTCTTCTTCCGACAGCCCCTCGATCCAGGCGAGCAGGGTCTCGTCGGCGGCCGGGGCGGGGCGGCGGCGCGCCTCGACCAGCGCCGCCAGGTCGCGGACGGTGGGATACTCGAAGAGCGCGCCCACCGGGACCTCGGCCCCCAGCCGCGAGCGCAGCCGGGAGACGACCCGCGTGGCGCGCAGCGAATGGCCGCCCAGGTCGAAGAAGTTGTCCCCGGCGCCCACGCTCTCCACCTCCAGCACCTCGCGCCAGATCGCCGCCACCGCCTGCTCGGTGGCCGTGGCCGGCGGCTCGGACCCGCGGACGGACGCACACGCCTCGGGTGCGGGGAGGGCACGCCGGTCGATCTTCCGCGAGGGGGTGAGCGGGAGCGCGTCCATCCGGACGATCGCGGAGGGGACCATGTAGGGAGGCAGCCGCGAGGCCAGGTGCTCGCGCAGCGCGGCCGCGTCGAAGTCCGTCCCCGGCGCGGGGACCACCCAGGCGGCCAGGTAGCGGTCCTGCGCCGAAGCGCCGCGCGCGGCGGCCGCCGCCTCGGCCACGGCCGGGTGGGCGCGCAGCACGGCCTCCACTTCGCCGGGCTCCACGCGGAAGCCGCGCACCTTCACCTGGTCGTCGAAGCGGCCCAGGAACTCCAGCGCGCCGTCCGCCCGCCAGCGCCCGCGGTCGCCGGTGCGGTACAGGCGCGCGCCCGGCTCGCCCGAGACGGGGTCGGGGACGAAGCGCTCGGCGGTGAGCGCCGGGCGGCGCAGGTAGCCGCGCGCCAGCCCGTCGCCGCCCACGTACACCTCGCCGGGGACGCCCACGGGCGCGGGCCGCATCGCCGGGTCCAGCACGTAGGCGAGCGAGTTCGCGATCGGGCGGCCGATCGGCACCGGGACGCCGGGCTCGGCGTGCCCGATCTCGTGCCAGGTGGACAGGGTGGTGTTCTCCGTGGGGCCGTAGACGTTCAGCACCCGGCGCGGCGGGCGCCCGTCCAGGATGCGCCGCAGCACCGCGGGGTCGGGCGCCTCGCCGCCGGTCACGAGCGCGTCCATCCCGGCGAAGACGTCCGGCTCTTCCGCCACCACGTGCGCCAGGAAGGCGGGGGGGAGGAAGACCGTGCCGACCCCCTCCTCCCGCAGCGTGCGCGCGAGGGCGGGCGGCGACAGCATCTCCTCGCGGTCCAGCACCACCACCCGGCCGCCGTTCAGCAGCGGGCCGAACACCTCCCACAGCACCGTGTCGAAGGAGATGCTGATCCCCTCGCTCACGCGGTCGCCGGGTCCGAGCCGCACGTAGTCCGTCTCGCACACCAGCCGCACGATCCCGCGGTGGACGATCCCGCTCCCCTTCGGCGTCCCGGTCGACCCCGACGTGTAGAGGATGCACGCGAGAGACTCGGGGAAGACGGGGGCCGGGGCGAGCGGCCCGGGATCGTCGCCGCCGAGGCCGCGCGCGAGCGAGAGCACGGGGCCGGCCCAGCCGCCGAGCGAGGCGGGGACTTCGTCGCGGACCACGAGCACGGCGGCGCGCGCGCCGGCCAGCATCAGGGCCAGCCGCTCCGGCGGGTAGGCCGGGTCGAGCGGGAGGAACGCGCCGCCCGCCTTCAGCACCCCCAGGAAGACCGCGATCGTCTCCGGCGAGCGCTCCATCGCCACGCCCACCGGGTCTTCGGGGCCCACGCCGAGCGCGCGGAGCCGCCGCGCCAGCGCGTCCGAGGCCTCGTCCAGCTCCGCGTACGTCAGCGTCCGGCCGTGGTGCGCCACCGCGACCGCGTCCGGCGTCCGGAGCGCCTGCTCGGCGAAGAGCTCGTGCACCGTGGCGTCGCGCGGGTACGGCGTGGGCGCGCCGCCCAGGCGGACCACCTCGCGCTCCTCCTCGACCGACATCAGCCGCAGCTCCGAGACGCGGGCGGCGGGGCGGGCGAGCGCGTCCTCCAGCAGCGCCTGGTAGTGGCCGATCATCCGGCGGATGGTGGCGGCGTCGAAGAGGTCTTCCGCCCACTCCCAGATCATCACCACCTCGTCCAGCCCCGCGCCCTGCTGCGCGCGGGGGATCACGACCACGTTCAGGTCGAACTTGGCCGACTGGTTCCCCAGCCCCTCCTCCACCGCCAGCGCGGCCCCGGGGAGGCGCATCTCCGGATACGGCGCGTGGTGGAAGGAGAACGCCACCTGGAAGACGGGGAGGTGCCCCAGCGAGCGCTCGGGGTGCACGGCGGCCACGATCTCGGCGAACGGCACGTCCTGCCGCGCGAACGCCTCCAGCGCCGCGCCGCGCGCCCGGTCCACCAGCGCCTCGAACGCCGGGTCGCCCGAGACGTCGGCGCGGATCGGGATCGTGTTCACCACCATCCCGATCAGCTCCTCCGTCTCGCGCAGCCGCCGGTCGGCCACGCCGCTGCCGACGCAGAAGTCCGTCTCGCCCGTGTAGCGGTGCAGGAGCGCCTGGAACGCGGCGGAGAGCGTCATGTACAGCGTGACCCCGCGCGCGCGGCTGTAGCCGTCCGCCGCCTCGTAGAGGTGCCGGGGGAGACGGAGCCGGAAGCCGCTGCCGCGGAAGCTCATCTCCGGCGGACGGGGGCGGTCGGCGGGGAGCTCCAGCACGGGGGGCACCCCCTCCAGCCGGCGCTTCCACCAGTCGAGCTGACCCCGCGCCTCGTCGGTCTCCATCCACGCCCGCTGCCACGCCGCGAAGTCCGCGTACTGGACCGCCAGCTCCGGGAGCGGCGACGGCTCGCCGCGCAGGAACGCGGAGTAGATCGCCGTCAGCTCGCGCAGGAACACGCCGAAGCTCCAGCCGTCGTGCACCAGGTGCTGCTCCACGCAGACGAGCACGTGCTCCTGGTCGGCGAGCCGCGCCAGGCTCCAGCGCGCCAGCGGGAGCGCCGCCAGGTCGAACGGCCGCGCGAACTCCTCCTCCAGCAGCCGCCCGAGCGCCGCCTCGCGCTCGTCTCCGGGGAGATGACGGAAATCGGCGACCGGGAGACGGACGGCCCACGGCGGGTGGATGCGCTGCACCGGGGCGCCGTCCACCGCCGGGAAGGTGGTGCGGAAGATCTCGTGGCGGCGGACGATCTCGGTGAGCGCCCGCTCCAGGGCGGGGACGTCGAGGGCGCCGGAGACGCGCACCGTCGCCTGGAAGTTGTAGGAGCGGATGTCGGGGGCGAGCTGGTGGAAGAACCAGATCGCCTCCTGCGGGAAGGAGAGCGGCAGCGGCCCGTCGCGCGGCGCCCGCGGGATCGTCACCCCCCGGCCGTCGCCCGGCGCCACCAGCCGCGCCAGCTCCTCCACCGTGGTCAGCGAGAAGAGCGAGGCCAGCGGCAGCTCGGCGCCCAGCCGCTCGCGCACCCGAGCCGCGATCTGCGCCGCCCGCAGCGAGTGGCCGCCGAGCGCGAAGAAGTCGTCGCGCACCCCGACGCGCTCCGCGCCCAGCACCTCGGCCCAGATCCCCGCCAGCGCCTCCTCGGCCGGCGTGCGCGGGGCCACGTACTCGGCCTCCACGTCGCGCGCGGGGTCGGGCGCGGGGAGCGCCAGCCGGTCCACCTTGCCGTTGGGCGTGCGCGGGAGCGCGGGGAGGAAGACGACGGCCTCGGGCACCATGTAGTCCGGCAGCCGCCCGCGCACGAAGGCGCGCAGCTCGGCCGCGGAGGGCTTCTCACCGTCGACGGCCACGTACGCCGCCAGGCGCCGCTCGCCGCGCTCCTCCCAGGTGGAAACGGCCGCCTCGCGCACGGCGGGGTGGGCGAGGAGCGCCGTCTCGATCTCCCCCGGCTCCACGCGGTAGCCGCGCACCTTCACCTGGTGGTCGATGCGACCCAGGCACTCCAGGTCGCCGTCGGGGAGCCGGCGGCCCAGGTCGCCGGTGCGGTACATCCGCGCGCCGGGCGCGGCGAACGGGTCCGGGCGGAAGCGCTCCGCCGTCATCCCCGGCGCGCCCAGGTAGCCGCGCGCCAGCCCCGCGCCCGACATCCACACCTCGCCCACCTCGCCGGGGGCGGCCTCGCGCAGCTGCTCGTCCAGCACGCGCACCGCCGTCCCGTCCACCGCCCGGCCGACGGTCATCGCCCGCTCGCGGCCGGGCTCGACTTCCTTGCAGGTGGAGTAGGTGGTGTCTTCCGTGGGCCCGTAGAGGTTGAGGACGCGCCGGACGTGGCCGGGGGCGTAGAGCTCCTGCGCCAACTCGTTGCGCAGCGGCTCGCCTCCCAGTCCCAGCACGCGCACGCACGGCGGGACGGCGCCCAGCCGCGCCAGCTCCGCCGCCGCCGAGGGCACCATGCAGGCGGTCGTGACCGGCTCCTCCAGCGTGGCCAGCGACAGCGCGTTCTCCACCAGGACGATGGTGCCGCCCCAGCAGAGCGTCCCGAAGA
This window of the Longimicrobium sp. genome carries:
- a CDS encoding argininosuccinate synthase, coding for MPNNTIVLAYSGGLDTSIIVPWLKENYGADVVCVAADVGQGDELEGLQAKALASGAKACYVEDLRETFLTEFVWPTLRAGAVYGRKYLLGTSMARPIIARRQVEVARQIGADTLAHGCTGKGNDQVRFELTYACLAPEMKVVAPWREWDIRSREDALDYAAAHGVPVAATREKIYSRDRNIWHVSHEGGPLEDPGWEPTEDIFLLTRAPWDAPAKPEYVTITFDSGYPVAVDGEALSPVALLERLNEVGGLHGVGRVDLVEDRMVGMKSRGIYETPGGTLLYLAHSELEQLVLDRRTLALKDAVAPRYADLVYEGRWWTTEREAMDALVDVTQRRVTGDVRLKLCMGSATVAGRTSPYSLYDERFVTFGEDDVYDQADAAGFIRLFALPMRVGALKEQERAAAGPRLLDVAAD
- a CDS encoding N-acetyltransferase; the encoded protein is MMLLETASAVELAGRVFPGGAPGLAVPPAVVVRPARVADMLQVEPLINGFAKRELMLPKTVEQLSRNFREFVVAEHEGRVIGCSALRVYTPQLAELGSLAVDEGAHGLGVGRKLVTAIEAEARRHGIGTVFALTLQDVFFHKLGYRTVPKEMFPLKVWSDCRSCPKLHACDEIAVVKEVI
- a CDS encoding acetylornithine/succinylornithine family transaminase yields the protein MTTATLDATGALLEVYKRSGPVFTAGQGCRLIDEDGRAYLDFTAGIAVNALGYGHPAIAAAIREALEAGLIHTSNLFHTRPAAELAEWLAERSFADRVFFCNSGAEANEGALKFARRWAREQGGEHKAEIVAFHGGFHGRTMGALAATDRPAYQEPFRPLMPGVRFCDVGDTAGADRLIRADRTAAVFIEPVQAEGGVLPVPPAFLKTLRYLCDEAGALLVFDEVQVGLGRTGTLWAHEQAGVTPDLMTLAKPLAGGLPMGAVLLTERVAAAIQPGDHATTFGGGPLVASAALAAVRTIGDPGFLAEVQRKSHLLANHLQQLVTRHPSIKDVRGAGLLWGIELDGPAAPVVARALEAGLLLCTAGPNVVRLVPPLVVGDDELAQAVDILDEVL
- the argB gene encoding acetylglutamate kinase, producing the protein MSAGAVVVKVGGHEVDDPAWLERLARAVAARDGGTVIVHGGGKEVSALQRTLGAEPEWRDGLRVTTPETMRVVAMVLSGLVNKRIVSALVGAKVDALGVSGEDAGLIQARPSHGGALGRTGEVVAVRAELLSGWLAQGLTPVLSPVSRGPDGGPLNVNADEAAAAVAAVLGAAELLFVSNVAGVLADGAVVGEVAAEEVERLIEEGTAAGGMAPKLRFAAKAAAAVGRVRIGGVEMLDDTRAGTCVTAGAPPLARKALG
- the argC gene encoding N-acetyl-gamma-glutamyl-phosphate reductase → MNRDSVLRVGVLGASGYAGREVVRLLAGHGKCEIALASSESEAGASLSRLARGAPDLPLVRAEDAPLHRCDAVLSCLPHGESARWVKAAREAGAKVVDLSNDLRVVGPGTPEWGRGAVYGLPELHRARIAGAELVANPGCYPTAALLALAPLLRRGMVAGPVIVDAASGVTGAGRSPKREMLFAEVAEDYRAYSVGNVHRHLAEMRDQAAGLAGPGGAAAPELVFTPHLLPVKRGILETIHVTLREPLPGDPAELWEADYAGEPFVDVVTGRPPTLADVVGTNRVALGVAAVAGVAAPMLTVFAAIDNLVKGAAGQAVQNLNLMFGLCEREGLA
- a CDS encoding amino acid adenylation domain-containing protein; the encoded protein is MTHDSSAACIHHLFERQAAATPDRPAVRFHGETITYAELDARANRLAHRLRALGVGAEVPVGVLLPRTPDLVAALLAVLKAGGTYVPLDPAYPPERVAYMLADTRVPVLVTDAARAESIDGYTGRVVRVDAEREEIDGLDAARPDAAVHPENLAYVIYTSGSTGRPKGVQIEHRGTVAVLQWLRKTLSDEERASVLASTSVCFDVSIAEIFGTLCWGGTIVLVENALSLATLEEPVTTACMVPSAAAELARLGAVPPCVRVLGLGGEPLRNELAQELYAPGHVRRVLNLYGPTEDTTYSTCKEVEPGRERAMTVGRAVDGTAVRVLDEQLREAAPGEVGEVWMSGAGLARGYLGAPGMTAERFRPDPFAAPGARMYRTGDLGRRLPDGDLECLGRIDHQVKVRGYRVEPGEIETALLAHPAVREAAVSTWEERGERRLAAYVAVDGEKPSAAELRAFVRGRLPDYMVPEAVVFLPALPRTPNGKVDRLALPAPDPARDVEAEYVAPRTPAEEALAGIWAEVLGAERVGVRDDFFALGGHSLRAAQIAARVRERLGAELPLASLFSLTTVEELARLVAPGDGRGVTIPRAPRDGPLPLSFPQEAIWFFHQLAPDIRSYNFQATVRVSGALDVPALERALTEIVRRHEIFRTTFPAVDGAPVQRIHPPWAVRLPVADFRHLPGDEREAALGRLLEEEFARPFDLAALPLARWSLARLADQEHVLVCVEQHLVHDGWSFGVFLRELTAIYSAFLRGEPSPLPELAVQYADFAAWQRAWMETDEARGQLDWWKRRLEGVPPVLELPADRPRPPEMSFRGSGFRLRLPRHLYEAADGYSRARGVTLYMTLSAAFQALLHRYTGETDFCVGSGVADRRLRETEELIGMVVNTIPIRADVSGDPAFEALVDRARGAALEAFARQDVPFAEIVAAVHPERSLGHLPVFQVAFSFHHAPYPEMRLPGAALAVEEGLGNQSAKFDLNVVVIPRAQQGAGLDEVVMIWEWAEDLFDAATIRRMIGHYQALLEDALARPAARVSELRLMSVEEEREVVRLGGAPTPYPRDATVHELFAEQALRTPDAVAVAHHGRTLTYAELDEASDALARRLRALGVGPEDPVGVAMERSPETIAVFLGVLKAGGAFLPLDPAYPPERLALMLAGARAAVLVVRDEVPASLGGWAGPVLSLARGLGGDDPGPLAPAPVFPESLACILYTSGSTGTPKGSGIVHRGIVRLVCETDYVRLGPGDRVSEGISISFDTVLWEVFGPLLNGGRVVVLDREEMLSPPALARTLREEGVGTVFLPPAFLAHVVAEEPDVFAGMDALVTGGEAPDPAVLRRILDGRPPRRVLNVYGPTENTTLSTWHEIGHAEPGVPVPIGRPIANSLAYVLDPAMRPAPVGVPGEVYVGGDGLARGYLRRPALTAERFVPDPVSGEPGARLYRTGDRGRWRADGALEFLGRFDDQVKVRGFRVEPGEVEAVLRAHPAVAEAAAAARGASAQDRYLAAWVVPAPGTDFDAAALREHLASRLPPYMVPSAIVRMDALPLTPSRKIDRRALPAPEACASVRGSEPPATATEQAVAAIWREVLEVESVGAGDNFFDLGGHSLRATRVVSRLRSRLGAEVPVGALFEYPTVRDLAALVEARRRPAPAADETLLAWIEGLSEEEAERLLANQIP